The DNA sequence CAGTTGGCATGACCAGAAGGTCTGTCAGCTTACCGACATTATAAAGATTGATACACAACGTCAGAAGGAACGGAATGCAGCTAAAGTTCAAAAATCCAGTTCTCCAAATAAGTTTAATAATTTCCACCAGAGAACTTATGATTATGACCAGTTACAGAACCAACTTTTAAACAGTCAGAATTAAGGAGGATTTCATGTCTCTTAATAACACGCAATACAATGCTATTTTTCGGAAATATGATGCCCGACAGTTAAAAAACCAGCATATTGTATCGGAACGAATTCAATATGTTTATAATGAAATTCCCCGCGTCCGTGAAATTGACGATACTATTGCTTCCATTTCTGTTGAACAGGCGAAGAAACTACTTGATAACGATTCTTCCGCTTCCGAAGAGTTAAAGACACAGATTCAAAAGTTGACAGCAGAAAAAGTTGAACTTATGCGTTCACATGGGTATCCGGAAGACTACTTTTCCCCACCTTATACCTGCCCTGATTGTAAAGACACCGGGTATATCGGAAGGGAAAAATGCCATTGCTTCAAACAGGCAGAAATTGACTTCGTATATACCCAATCCAATATAAAACGAATTTTAAAAAAGGAAAATTTCCAAAATTTCTCTTATGAATATTATTCCGAAACAGAAGTAAATCCTTCCACCGGATTAACCAGTCTTGCCACTGCCCAACAGGCCGTCAAGAATTGCAAAGACTTTATTGAACACTTTAATGCAGACAATATGCCTTTTCAAAATATACTTCTTTGCGGTGATACAGGTACCGGAAAAACTTTTTTATCCAATTGTATCGCCAAGGAATTACTGGACCAAGGCTATTCGGTAATTTACCTTACTTGTTTTGAACTTCTTGAAATATTGGAATCTAATACATTTTCAAAAGAC is a window from the Roseburia sp. 499 genome containing:
- a CDS encoding ATP-binding protein; translated protein: MSLNNTQYNAIFRKYDARQLKNQHIVSERIQYVYNEIPRVREIDDTIASISVEQAKKLLDNDSSASEELKTQIQKLTAEKVELMRSHGYPEDYFSPPYTCPDCKDTGYIGREKCHCFKQAEIDFVYTQSNIKRILKKENFQNFSYEYYSETEVNPSTGLTSLATAQQAVKNCKDFIEHFNADNMPFQNILLCGDTGTGKTFLSNCIAKELLDQGYSVIYLTCFELLEILESNTFSKDPVDSEKYQNIFDCDLLIIDDLGAELSNSFTNSQLFLCLNERILRQHSTIISTNLGLNQLAETYSERIFSRIASNYKMIQLFGYDIRIQKKLKR